The Epinephelus lanceolatus isolate andai-2023 chromosome 14, ASM4190304v1, whole genome shotgun sequence genome has a window encoding:
- the LOC144466821 gene encoding trace amine-associated receptor 13c-like produces MEVEDGAELCFPQLLNTSCRKPTTSLPETILITIVLYFISVFTAALNLLVIIAVSHFRQLHTPTNILLLSLAVSDFLMGLLVIPGELVLRTSCWLFGDIVCTLCGYTSFIIMSSSIGDMVLISVDRYVAICDPLHYTTRVTVKTVKVCVCLCWLGAALYNCPFLKDNLIKPDSFNSCHGECVSVINHIAGAVDLFISFIVPISVIVVLYTRVFVVAVSQARAMRSHITAVTLQLSVNQKKKKSELKAARTLGVLVVVFLICFCPYYCVTLAGGYLPNSVFVSSVHCLFFLNSCLNPLIYALFYSWFRKAVKLIVSLQILQPGSCETNIL; encoded by the exons ATGGAGGTTGAGGACGGAGCAGAGCTCTGCTTTCCACAACTCCTCAACACCTCCTGCAGGAAGCCCACCACTTCTTTGCCTGAAACAATTCTCATTACTATTGTGCTGTACTTTATCTCTGTGTTTACTGCTGCTCTCAACCTGCTCGTCATCATCGCAGTCTCCCACTTCAG GCAGCTCCACACACCCAccaacatcctcctcctctctctggctgtctcaGACTTTCTCATGGGCCTCCTGGTGATACCAGGTGAACTTGTCCTAAGAACATCCTGCTGGCTGTTTGGTGACATTGTGTGTACTCTGTGTGGTTATACTAGCTTCATCATTATGTCTTCTTCGATCGGAGACATGGTGCTCATCTCAGTTGATCGCTATGTGGCTATTTGTGACCCTCTGCATTACACCACCAGAGTCACTGTGAAAActgttaaagtgtgtgtgtgtctgtgttggctcGGTGCTGCTCTCTACAACTGTCCATTTTTAAAGGATAACCTGATTAAACCAGACAGCTTTAATTCCTGCCAtggagagtgtgtgagtgtcatTAACCACATTGCAGGAGCAGTTGaccttttcatttcatttatcgTTCCCATTTCTGTCATTGTCGTTCTGTACACGAGAGTATTTGTTGTGGCTGTGTCTCAGGCTCGTGCCATGCGCTCTcacatcacagctgtcactctccagctttcagtgaatcaaaaaaaaaagaaatcggAGCTGAAAGCAGCCAGGACTCTTGGTGTTCTTGTAGTTGTGTTTCTAATATGTTTCTGCCCATATTACTGTGTCACTCTTGCAGGTGGCTACCTGCCCAATAGTGTATTTGTATCTTCTGTGCATTGTCTGTTCTTTTTAAACTCATGTCTTAACCCCTTGATCTATGCCTTGTTTTATTCCTGGTTTAGAAAAGCAGTGAAACTCATTGTCAGTCTTCAGATTCTGCAGCCTGGCTCCTGTGAGACCAACATACTGTAG